A DNA window from Actinomadura luzonensis contains the following coding sequences:
- a CDS encoding S8 family serine peptidase, whose amino-acid sequence MLITPRRRAALAGLVTAALLASQAAPQAVAQAAPDPGKIDSAVQATLEQDGKATFWVRMKGAADLSGARRAATKQAKAELVLEAKTERADSSQQGLRKLLDARAADYTSYWIVNAVRVTADEKLATEIAKLPEVEAISPVRTLSLPKPVQGRAEARVNAVEWNIDRIGAPRVWSETGDRGEGIVVATIDSGAQFDHPELAASYRGRNPDGTVTHDYNWFDPARVCPTSAPCDNNGHGTHVMGTMVGANGIGVAPGARWIAAKGCELNTCTDASLLAAGQWILAPTDLSGGNPRPDLAPDIVNNSWGGDGFDPWYKETVEAWVAAGIFPAFANGNEGPACDTSGSPGQYAISYSAGGFDVGNALYARSSKGEGEGGETKPNIAAPGVNVRSSVPGGGYDSYTGTSMASPHVAATVALIWSAAPALQGDVAATRPLLDSTAVDVDDTSCGGTAADNNVWGEGRLDAYAAVRAAPTGGTGDLSGTVTSGGAPLAGVTVTVAGAVRRTVTTGADGAYAVPRLPAGDYEITAVKFGYDTATVPVTITAGQAATAAVPMTRKATGTVSGTVTTAGTPEAGATVAATGTPVSAVTDAAGRYSLTLPAGGYELTVTPASRCSSPASAEITVSGDVTKDVELPLRGDGFGYTCRAGAQPFPAGTEKLALTGDDEAVQVTLPFPVPFYGAGQGKAWIATNGFLTFAPDRVVTASNGRLPTSGTPNNAVYPYWDDLVVDAQAGVYTAVTGTAPHRQFVVEWRNVGFYNDAAQRISFAALLGEDGSIAFRYRDLGSERARGTSATTGIENATGTDALLYSYEEAALASGQGVTFAASRHGLVTGAVTDANDGDPIAGATVKVGDVATFTTGADGSFYGQVLAGDYDVVVAKEHYGTFTQAVSIAPGSVTRIDTELVTGRVSASAAELTVVMPADATRTRTLTITNLGAPTPYTATGETWAAVTPAAGDLATGQQATLKVAVSSAGVAPGTTRAGRILVRSASGRQPTIEVKVTVVVPKLQVAIDAGGTRAATDAAGDSWTPDRKYAQGSYGWVGTVNRTASTSRTIAGTDDQALFRTAREGMLEYRFDGVPAGTYTVELDFAEVRNTQMGKRVFDVLVEGQLAIPALDLALEAGTYTAVARQYTVRVSDGQLNVRFAVRQGSPVVNAIRISERPDRAAP is encoded by the coding sequence GTGCTCATCACCCCCCGCCGGCGGGCGGCCCTCGCCGGGCTCGTCACCGCCGCCCTGTTAGCCAGTCAGGCCGCTCCGCAGGCCGTGGCGCAGGCCGCACCTGACCCCGGCAAGATCGACAGCGCTGTCCAGGCGACGCTGGAGCAGGACGGCAAGGCCACCTTCTGGGTCCGGATGAAGGGCGCGGCCGACCTGAGCGGCGCCCGCCGGGCCGCCACCAAGCAGGCCAAGGCCGAGCTGGTCCTGGAGGCCAAGACCGAGCGCGCCGACAGCTCCCAGCAGGGCCTGCGCAAGCTGCTGGACGCCCGCGCCGCCGACTACACCTCGTACTGGATCGTCAACGCGGTGCGGGTGACCGCCGACGAGAAGCTCGCCACCGAGATCGCCAAGCTGCCCGAGGTCGAGGCCATCTCGCCGGTCCGCACGCTCAGCCTGCCGAAGCCGGTGCAGGGCAGGGCCGAGGCTCGGGTGAACGCGGTCGAGTGGAACATCGACCGGATCGGCGCGCCGCGCGTGTGGAGCGAGACGGGCGACCGGGGCGAGGGCATCGTGGTCGCCACGATCGACTCCGGCGCCCAGTTCGACCATCCCGAGCTGGCCGCGAGCTACCGGGGCAGGAACCCGGACGGCACGGTGACGCACGACTACAACTGGTTCGACCCGGCCCGGGTCTGCCCGACGTCGGCGCCGTGCGACAACAACGGGCACGGCACCCACGTGATGGGCACCATGGTCGGCGCGAACGGCATCGGCGTCGCCCCCGGCGCCCGCTGGATCGCCGCCAAGGGCTGCGAGCTGAACACCTGCACCGACGCGTCCCTGCTGGCGGCCGGGCAGTGGATCCTGGCGCCCACGGACCTGTCGGGCGGCAACCCGCGCCCGGACCTCGCGCCCGACATCGTCAACAACTCCTGGGGCGGCGACGGGTTCGACCCCTGGTACAAGGAGACCGTCGAGGCGTGGGTGGCGGCCGGCATCTTCCCGGCCTTCGCCAACGGCAACGAGGGCCCGGCCTGCGACACCTCCGGCTCCCCCGGCCAGTACGCCATCAGCTACAGCGCGGGCGGCTTCGACGTCGGCAACGCCCTGTACGCCCGCTCCAGCAAGGGCGAGGGCGAGGGCGGCGAGACCAAGCCGAACATCGCCGCGCCCGGCGTCAACGTGCGCTCCTCCGTCCCCGGCGGCGGCTACGACAGCTACACCGGCACCTCGATGGCCTCGCCGCACGTGGCGGCCACGGTGGCGCTGATCTGGTCGGCGGCGCCGGCGTTGCAGGGCGACGTGGCGGCCACCCGCCCGCTGCTGGACTCCACCGCCGTGGACGTGGACGACACGAGCTGCGGCGGCACCGCGGCCGACAACAACGTGTGGGGCGAGGGCCGGCTCGACGCCTACGCCGCCGTCCGCGCCGCCCCCACGGGCGGGACCGGCGACCTGAGCGGCACGGTCACCTCCGGCGGCGCGCCGCTGGCCGGGGTCACGGTCACCGTGGCGGGCGCGGTGCGCCGCACGGTGACCACGGGCGCGGACGGCGCGTACGCCGTCCCGCGCCTGCCGGCCGGCGACTACGAGATCACCGCCGTGAAGTTCGGCTACGACACCGCGACCGTGCCGGTGACGATCACCGCCGGGCAGGCCGCGACCGCCGCCGTGCCGATGACGCGCAAGGCCACGGGCACGGTGTCCGGCACGGTCACCACGGCCGGCACGCCCGAGGCGGGCGCGACCGTCGCCGCCACGGGGACGCCGGTCAGCGCCGTCACCGACGCGGCCGGCCGCTACAGCCTCACCCTGCCCGCGGGCGGCTACGAGCTGACCGTCACCCCGGCCTCCCGCTGCTCCAGCCCGGCGTCCGCCGAGATCACCGTGTCCGGGGACGTGACGAAGGACGTCGAGCTGCCGCTGCGCGGCGACGGGTTCGGCTACACCTGCCGGGCCGGCGCGCAGCCGTTCCCGGCCGGGACCGAGAAGCTGGCGCTGACCGGCGACGACGAGGCCGTGCAGGTGACGCTGCCGTTCCCGGTGCCGTTCTACGGCGCGGGCCAGGGCAAGGCGTGGATCGCCACGAACGGCTTCCTCACCTTCGCCCCCGACCGGGTGGTCACCGCGAGCAACGGCCGGCTGCCCACCTCCGGCACGCCGAACAACGCGGTGTACCCGTACTGGGACGACCTGGTCGTGGACGCGCAGGCCGGCGTGTACACGGCGGTGACCGGCACGGCCCCGCACCGGCAGTTCGTGGTGGAGTGGCGCAACGTGGGCTTCTACAACGACGCGGCGCAGCGGATCTCGTTCGCGGCGCTGCTGGGCGAGGACGGCTCGATCGCCTTCCGCTACCGGGACCTCGGCAGCGAGCGGGCCCGCGGCACCAGCGCCACGACCGGCATCGAGAACGCGACCGGCACCGACGCGCTGCTGTACTCCTACGAGGAGGCGGCGCTGGCCTCCGGGCAGGGCGTGACGTTCGCCGCGAGCCGGCACGGCCTGGTCACCGGCGCGGTCACCGACGCCAACGACGGCGACCCGATCGCGGGCGCGACCGTCAAGGTGGGCGACGTGGCGACGTTCACCACCGGCGCGGACGGCTCCTTCTACGGCCAGGTGCTGGCCGGCGACTACGACGTGGTGGTCGCCAAGGAGCACTACGGCACCTTCACCCAGGCCGTCTCGATCGCGCCGGGCTCGGTGACGCGGATCGACACCGAGCTGGTCACCGGGCGGGTGAGCGCGTCGGCGGCGGAGCTGACCGTGGTCATGCCGGCCGACGCCACCCGCACCCGGACGCTGACGATCACGAACCTGGGGGCGCCGACGCCGTACACGGCGACCGGCGAGACGTGGGCGGCGGTGACGCCCGCCGCCGGCGACCTGGCCACCGGGCAGCAGGCGACGCTGAAGGTGGCGGTGTCCAGCGCCGGGGTCGCGCCGGGCACGACGCGCGCGGGGCGGATCCTGGTCAGGTCGGCCAGCGGGCGGCAGCCGACCATCGAGGTGAAGGTGACGGTCGTGGTGCCCAAGCTGCAGGTGGCGATCGACGCGGGCGGCACCAGGGCCGCGACCGACGCCGCCGGTGACTCCTGGACGCCGGACCGCAAGTACGCCCAGGGTTCCTACGGCTGGGTCGGCACCGTGAACCGCACGGCGAGCACGTCCAGGACCATCGCCGGCACCGACGACCAGGCGCTGTTCAGGACCGCCCGCGAGGGCATGCTGGAGTACCGCTTCGACGGGGTGCCGGCCGGGACGTACACGGTGGAGCTGGACTTCGCCGAGGTGCGGAACACGCAGATGGGCAAGCGCGTGTTCGACGTGCTCGTCGAGGGGCAGCTCGCGATCCCGGCGCTGGACCTGGCGCTGGAGGCGGGCACGTACACGGCCGTGGCCAGGCAGTACACGGTCCGGGTGAGCGACGGGCAGCTCAACGTGCGCTTCGCCGTCCGGCAGGGGTCGCCGGTCGTGAACGCGATCCGGATCTCCGAGCGGCCGGACCGCGCGGCGCCGTGA
- a CDS encoding glycosyltransferase family 39 protein gives MERPLAWRSVTVIAVLLFGALLALSPWYGYHRDELYFRVLSEHPAWGYVDQPPLTPLLAGAGVGLFGDTVTGIRVFPALAVAVLVWLVALITRELDGGRLAQAVAAAGTATGAYTLIAGHTLLTLSFDLPLWAAAILFLLKALLREQEPRWWLAAGAVIGLATYNKHLIALLVLGLAAGLLLAGPRRALRSPWLWAGAALALALAVPNLLYQVTNDWPQLKMAAALSADKGAELRVLFVPMQLTLFGPAVSVIAVFGFVRLWRDRRVRALAVAYPVAAALTLLSGGRFDYTGGLILLLFAAGCVTVGAAARRARWWAVAGLAASGLCSAVLALPLVPVADLAATPVPGLNEVARESVGWPAFVAAVQEARRAIPPAEQATAVVFTGSYGEHGALVRAGVPRVYSGHNQLWLYGPPPDTGTTAVLVNVGPRARAQFGSCEQRATVDNGAGLENEEQGLGVWLCRGLRTPWSVSWPRWRHFS, from the coding sequence ATGGAGCGGCCCTTGGCGTGGCGGTCGGTCACGGTGATCGCGGTCCTGCTGTTCGGGGCGCTGCTGGCGCTGAGCCCCTGGTACGGCTACCACCGCGACGAGCTGTACTTCCGCGTGCTGTCGGAGCACCCCGCCTGGGGCTACGTGGACCAGCCGCCGCTGACGCCGCTGCTGGCCGGGGCCGGCGTCGGCCTGTTCGGCGACACGGTGACCGGCATCCGGGTGTTCCCCGCCCTGGCCGTGGCGGTCCTGGTCTGGCTGGTGGCGCTCATCACGCGCGAGCTGGACGGCGGCCGGCTGGCCCAGGCGGTGGCGGCGGCGGGCACGGCGACGGGGGCGTACACGCTGATCGCCGGGCACACGCTGCTGACGCTCAGCTTCGACCTGCCGCTGTGGGCGGCGGCGATCCTGTTCCTGCTGAAGGCGCTGCTGCGCGAGCAGGAGCCGCGCTGGTGGCTGGCCGCGGGCGCGGTCATCGGCCTGGCCACCTACAACAAGCACCTCATCGCGCTGCTGGTGCTCGGGCTGGCCGCCGGGCTGCTGCTCGCCGGGCCGCGCCGGGCGCTGCGCAGCCCGTGGCTGTGGGCGGGGGCGGCGCTGGCGCTCGCGCTCGCCGTGCCGAACCTCCTCTACCAGGTGACCAACGACTGGCCGCAGCTCAAGATGGCGGCGGCGCTCAGCGCGGACAAGGGCGCGGAGCTGCGGGTGCTGTTCGTGCCGATGCAGCTCACGCTGTTCGGGCCGGCGGTGTCGGTGATCGCGGTGTTCGGGTTCGTGCGGCTGTGGCGCGACCGGCGGGTGCGGGCGCTGGCGGTGGCCTACCCGGTGGCGGCGGCGCTGACGCTGCTCAGCGGGGGCCGCTTCGACTACACGGGGGGGCTGATCCTGCTGCTGTTCGCCGCCGGGTGCGTCACGGTGGGCGCGGCGGCCCGGCGGGCGCGGTGGTGGGCGGTGGCGGGGCTCGCGGCGAGCGGGCTGTGCTCGGCGGTGCTGGCGCTGCCGCTGGTGCCGGTGGCGGACCTGGCGGCGACGCCGGTGCCGGGCCTGAACGAGGTCGCGCGCGAGTCCGTCGGCTGGCCGGCGTTCGTGGCGGCCGTGCAGGAGGCGCGGCGCGCGATCCCGCCGGCCGAGCAGGCGACGGCGGTGGTGTTCACCGGCAGCTACGGCGAGCACGGCGCGCTGGTGCGGGCCGGGGTGCCGCGCGTGTACTCGGGGCACAACCAGCTCTGGCTGTACGGCCCGCCGCCGGACACCGGCACCACGGCGGTCCTGGTCAACGTGGGGCCGCGGGCGCGCGCCCAGTTCGGCTCGTGCGAGCAGCGGGCCACCGTCGACAACGGCGCCGGTCTGGAGAACGAGGAGCAGGGCCTCGGTGTGTGGCTGTGCCGCGGGCTGCGTACTCCCTGGTCGGTGAGCTGGCCGCGCTGGCGGCATTTCAGCTGA
- a CDS encoding CocE/NonD family hydrolase has product MRRVRLQRDLPVPMPDGVRLLADHYAPAGARRAPVVLIRSPYGRRGLFGLLYGRGFARQGFHVVIQSCRGGFGSGGTLDPLGDEHEDGLATVAWLRAQPWYGGSFAMFGPSYLGYTQWAVAPYAGPDLKAMATQITASQFRDAAYVGGAFALESALSWTTLTDGMSRRFGGAAVLTAPRLTRRAVLSGRPVHELDLLSAGRPLPFFRDLVTHHADPAVPYWDKRDFSPKVGEVDAAVTMLGGWYDVFLPWQLQDYAAMRRAGRRPHLTIGPWYHIDARHARPTMAEASAWFRAHLMGDPSRLRPDPVRVYVTGAEEWRDYPDWPVPGVREQRWHLQHGFGLGVDGPLESGPDRFRYDPARPTPVIGGPTLLGDSRPRDQRRLEERRDVLVYSSPALEAGVEMIGPVRADLFVRSSTPYVDVVVRVCDVAPDGRSLNVCEGVRRLGPAPEGVRRVQVDLWPMAHRFRRGHRVRVHVAAGAYPTIARNPGTGHPLAHGGPMVPAEVEVFHSPGLPSAVVLPLCAPRG; this is encoded by the coding sequence ATGAGACGTGTCCGGCTCCAGCGCGACCTCCCGGTGCCGATGCCCGACGGAGTGCGGCTGCTGGCCGACCACTACGCCCCGGCGGGGGCGCGGCGGGCGCCCGTCGTCCTGATCCGCTCCCCGTACGGGCGGCGCGGCCTGTTCGGGCTGCTGTACGGCCGGGGGTTCGCCCGGCAGGGCTTCCACGTCGTCATCCAGAGCTGCCGGGGCGGCTTCGGCTCCGGCGGCACCCTGGACCCGCTCGGCGACGAGCACGAGGACGGCCTGGCCACCGTCGCCTGGCTGCGCGCGCAGCCCTGGTACGGCGGCTCGTTCGCCATGTTCGGCCCCTCCTACCTCGGCTACACGCAGTGGGCCGTCGCCCCCTACGCCGGGCCGGACCTGAAGGCCATGGCGACCCAGATCACCGCCTCCCAGTTCCGCGACGCCGCCTACGTGGGCGGCGCGTTCGCGCTGGAGTCGGCGCTGAGCTGGACGACGCTGACCGATGGCATGTCGCGCCGCTTCGGCGGGGCGGCGGTGCTGACCGCGCCGCGCCTGACCCGCCGGGCGGTGCTGTCGGGGCGGCCGGTGCACGAGCTGGACCTGCTGTCGGCGGGCCGGCCGCTGCCGTTCTTCCGGGACCTGGTGACGCACCACGCCGACCCGGCGGTGCCGTACTGGGACAAGCGGGACTTCTCGCCGAAGGTGGGCGAGGTGGACGCGGCCGTCACCATGCTGGGCGGCTGGTACGACGTGTTCCTGCCGTGGCAGCTCCAGGACTACGCGGCGATGCGCCGGGCGGGCCGCCGCCCGCACCTGACGATCGGCCCCTGGTACCACATCGACGCCCGGCACGCCCGCCCCACCATGGCCGAGGCGTCGGCCTGGTTCCGCGCGCACCTCATGGGCGACCCGTCGCGGCTGCGGCCGGACCCGGTGCGCGTGTACGTGACGGGGGCGGAGGAGTGGCGCGACTACCCCGACTGGCCGGTGCCGGGCGTGCGCGAGCAGCGCTGGCACCTGCAGCACGGCTTCGGGCTCGGCGTGGACGGCCCGCTGGAGTCCGGCCCCGACCGCTTCCGCTACGACCCGGCCCGCCCGACGCCGGTGATCGGCGGCCCGACGCTGCTCGGCGACTCCCGGCCGCGCGACCAGCGCAGGCTGGAGGAGCGCCGCGACGTGCTGGTCTACAGCTCGCCCGCGCTGGAGGCGGGCGTGGAGATGATCGGCCCCGTGCGCGCCGATTTGTTCGTGCGCTCCAGCACGCCGTACGTTGACGTCGTGGTGCGGGTCTGCGACGTGGCGCCGGACGGGCGCTCGCTGAACGTGTGCGAGGGCGTGCGCCGGCTCGGTCCGGCGCCGGAGGGCGTGCGGCGGGTCCAGGTGGACCTGTGGCCGATGGCGCACCGCTTCCGGCGCGGCCACCGGGTCCGGGTGCACGTGGCGGCCGGGGCGTACCCGACGATCGCCCGCAACCCGGGCACCGGTCATCCCCTCGCGCACGGCGGGCCGATGGTGCCCGCCGAGGTCGAGGTGTTCCACTCCCCCGGGCTGCCGTCGGCCGTGGTGCTGCCGCTGTGCGCGCCGCGCGGCTGA